TCCTGGCATCATCAAATCCAGCAGCACCAAATCAAAATTAGATGCAGCAACCTGGGCTAAAGCCCGATGTCCATTTTCCGCAGTTGCCACAACATATCCTTCCTCCTCTAGGATGGTTTTGATCAGAAAGACGTTATCGGGAGAATCATCGACAACGAGAATTTTGTCAGGGTGAGGTGATGGTGAAATCATGCAGTCCTAGGAAGAGATTTGATGAATATCAAATTAGAAGCTTGCCTGAATCAGCCGGCTCTTCCACGATTGTGACTCAATTTGGGACTGGAAATAATTAATTAAATATTTTTCATCACATCACCCATATCAGGTTAAAGATTCGGTTCAATTCCCGCATCTCGTAATTGTTGCAGCAAACGTTCTGCTCGTTGTCTTTCAACTTCTGCTCGTTGTCTTTCCTGATTTGCTAACTCCCCACCCCAGAGTAATAAATTTCCCTGCTCATCCCACCACCGTAACCAGTAACCACTACGATTTTCGCGCATACCAGCCCACACACCCAGAAATAGCTGCATTGGGGCAATCCAATAACGTTGATTGTCATCTGCAGGAAGTAATTGGTAGTTATCTAAATCATCCAATTGATAGACTTCCAATACTCCCGTATCAGGGCTAAAAATGGCATAATTGGGAACTTTGAGGATTTTTTCGTAGAAAAACCACTTTCCCGGTGGGTAGGTTGGTTTACTAGAATATTCCGTACCTTCAGTATCGGAAATAAATTCCATGACGATCGCCGGAATATCTCCTTGCAGTTGGGGTGTGTAACTACGAATCACCTCATCCCGTGGTACACGAATTGATGGTACATAACCCCAATCCGGTGCTTTAATCACCAGCTGATTATTCAAGGTGGCACAAATACCATAATTGGTAGTAGCAAGACTAGTAGTTGGTAACTTACCTGCCAATTCCAAACTTTCCGTTAACGCAGCTGCTAACAGAGGCTGATTAATATTATCCACTGGCTGATCATCTAAGACAAAATCATCGGGCAACTTTTCCCAGGTAACTTGATAGGAATGGGCTAACATGAACAAGCCTCCCCAATGGTGCTTGATAATAATCTAAAACAAGAAATATCTTTGTGCCATGGGTAAAATCGTTGCGGGTTCACAAGTTAACAATTCCCCATCTGCACGCACTTCATAGGTTTCCGCATCCACTTCTATGTGTGGCATGGCATCATTTAATTTCATATCCCTTTTTGTCAATTGACGAATTCCCGAAACCTGTACAGCTTGTTTGCGCAACCCCAATTGTTCCGGAATTTCCCGTCTCAAAGCTGCATGGGAAAGGAAAGTCAGGGAAGTTGCATGACGCGCACCTGCAAAACTGGCAAACATGGGGCGCATATGTACAGGTTGGGGTGTAGGAATACTAGCATTAGCATCACCCATCTGTGCCCAGGCAATCATTCCCCCCTTAATCACCATCTCTGGTTTGACACCAAAAAATGCCGGTTGCCACAAACATAAATCTGCCAATTTTCCTACCTCTACAGAACCGACATAATCAGCTATTCCGTGGGCGATCGCCGGATTGATTGTATATTTAGCGACATATCTTTTAGCTCGCAAATTGTCGGCGGTACTATCCCCTGGAAGGCTTCCCCGTTGCACTTTCATTTTATGTCCAGTCTGCCATGTTCTAATTATTACCTCGCCTACCCTACCCATCGCCTGGGAATCGGAGGAAATCATACTAAAAGCACCTAAATCATGCAAAATATCCTCCGCAGCAATGGTTTCGCGACGGATACGAGATTCAGCAAATGCCACATCTTCTGGGATACTAGGGTCAAGGTGATGACACACCATCAACATATCCAGGTGTTCATCCAGGGTATTGACTGTGTAGGGACGGGTAGGATTAGTTGAGGATGGTAAAACGTTCCCTTCTCCACATACCTTGATAATATCTGGTGCGTGTCCTCCCCCTGCGCCTTCGGTATGGTAGGTGTGAATGACTCGATTTTTAAAAGCGGCGATCGTATCTTCCACAAATCCCGCTTCATTCAAAGTATCAGTATGAATTGCTACCTGCACATCGTATTCATCTGCCACTGTCAAACAGGTATCAATAGTTGCTGGGGTTGTACCCCAATCCTCATGGAGTTTCAAACCAATTGCCCCAGCTAAAACCTGTTCAATTAAGCCCTGGGGTTGACTGGTATTGCCTTTACCCAGAAAACCCAAATTTACCGGAAAAGCATCAGCCGCTTGTAACATTCGGTAAATATTCCATGGTCCTGGGGTGCAAGTTGTAGCATTTGTACCAGTAGCAGGTCCCGTACCACCACCAATCATTGTGGTAATTCCAGAGGCGATCGCTACTTCAATTTGCTGGGGGCAGATAAAATGAATATGAGTATCAATACCTCCCGCAGTCAAAATCATTCCCTCCCCGGCGATCGCTTCCGTACCCGGACCGATAATAATATCTATATTGTCCTGAATATAGGGATTTCCTGCTTTGCCAATCTGAAATATTTTCCCATCCTTAATCCCGATATCGGCTTTGACAACACCCCACCAATCGAGAATTAAAGCATTAGTAATCACCAAGTCTACCGCACCATCAGCCTGGGAAATTGGCGATTGTCCCATCCCATCCCGAATTACCTTACCACCACCGAATTTTACCTCATCACCGTAGGTTGTAAAATCCCGCTCTACCTCAATGAAAAGTTCTGTGTCTGCGAGACGAATTTTATCACCAACCGTGGGACCATAGGTTTCTGCATAGGCACGGCGAGACATTCGGTAAGGCATAATACACTCCTAGGCTGATATTGCTATGACTATTTTTCCGGAAATTTGAGTTAGAGAAGAGAAATTTTGTATAAATTTATATTTACAACTCAAAGCTAAACCTCATCTATTTTGAGAACCGTGGTTTATAACTCTAGATTG
The Calothrix sp. 336/3 DNA segment above includes these coding regions:
- a CDS encoding Uma2 family endonuclease; this translates as MLAHSYQVTWEKLPDDFVLDDQPVDNINQPLLAAALTESLELAGKLPTTSLATTNYGICATLNNQLVIKAPDWGYVPSIRVPRDEVIRSYTPQLQGDIPAIVMEFISDTEGTEYSSKPTYPPGKWFFYEKILKVPNYAIFSPDTGVLEVYQLDDLDNYQLLPADDNQRYWIAPMQLFLGVWAGMRENRSGYWLRWWDEQGNLLLWGGELANQERQRAEVERQRAERLLQQLRDAGIEPNL
- the ureC gene encoding urease subunit alpha, with translation MPYRMSRRAYAETYGPTVGDKIRLADTELFIEVERDFTTYGDEVKFGGGKVIRDGMGQSPISQADGAVDLVITNALILDWWGVVKADIGIKDGKIFQIGKAGNPYIQDNIDIIIGPGTEAIAGEGMILTAGGIDTHIHFICPQQIEVAIASGITTMIGGGTGPATGTNATTCTPGPWNIYRMLQAADAFPVNLGFLGKGNTSQPQGLIEQVLAGAIGLKLHEDWGTTPATIDTCLTVADEYDVQVAIHTDTLNEAGFVEDTIAAFKNRVIHTYHTEGAGGGHAPDIIKVCGEGNVLPSSTNPTRPYTVNTLDEHLDMLMVCHHLDPSIPEDVAFAESRIRRETIAAEDILHDLGAFSMISSDSQAMGRVGEVIIRTWQTGHKMKVQRGSLPGDSTADNLRAKRYVAKYTINPAIAHGIADYVGSVEVGKLADLCLWQPAFFGVKPEMVIKGGMIAWAQMGDANASIPTPQPVHMRPMFASFAGARHATSLTFLSHAALRREIPEQLGLRKQAVQVSGIRQLTKRDMKLNDAMPHIEVDAETYEVRADGELLTCEPATILPMAQRYFLF